In Microplitis demolitor isolate Queensland-Clemson2020A chromosome 9, iyMicDemo2.1a, whole genome shotgun sequence, one genomic interval encodes:
- the LOC103576302 gene encoding uncharacterized protein LOC103576302 codes for MLEKKCSLFVNSVAIFIFGPDNLVTSTITGNHSRRKPSDGDRPKKLDQRSLLEMRDFYKYYLDKSPYMTIFELLERDDEFKKLYTYLSRFIASVKKASDPEAVKEKKVEKININDKENNEAESQVTIPRSINEIENENNGVNNDPDSESGNEEFENAAGDRYYNSSAHDDSEDDAEDKTENSLYIDETINL; via the exons atgttagaaaaaaaatgctctTTATTTGTAAACTCGGtagctatttttatttttggtccCGATAATTTAGTTACAAGTACTATAACCGGAAATCACTCTCGAAGGAAACCTTCAGACGGTGATCGgccaaaaaaattagatcagcGTTCACTGCTTGAAATGAGAG ACTTTTACAAGTATTATCTTGATAAATCACCGTACATGACAATTTTTGAGCTACTAGAGCGAGacgatgaatttaaaaaattatacacttATTTATCAAGATTTATTGCCAGTGTAAAAAAAGCATCGGATCCAGAAgctgttaaagaaaaaaaagtggaaaagataaatataaacgaTAAAGAAAACAATGAGGCTGAGAGTCAAGTTACGATTCCACGATCAATTAATGAAATAGAAAACGAGAACAACGGAGTTAATAATGATCCTGATTCAGAAAGTGGTAATGAAGAATTTGAGAATGCAGCCGGAGATAGATATTATAACTCCTCGGCTCATGATGATTCAGAAGATGATGCAGAGGATAAGACTGAGAATTCTTTATATATAGATGAAACcataaatctataa